One segment of Candidatus Melainabacteria bacterium DNA contains the following:
- a CDS encoding TerC family protein, whose amino-acid sequence MDWILRTEFWATFLTLTGLEIVLGIDNVIFHSLTISKLPVKYQKKARIAGMSLAVLLRFVLLAALFWFIGISRSLLVVLGNEISARDLVLIGGGLFLVIKSCLELSVAETQKSHEAAHAAVPPEKAGIVSCIIQIVILDIVFSLDSVITAVGMVNDMRAIMLAIVVSVVVMMFCTTAVGKFLEERKRIRALAFCFIALVGAVLVAEGFDIVVPKSHIYVAGAFALLIEYGISRFSAHRQATRSARAAVLRRASLQYATVPAAAPPPDFLPESLSWSTQCNCQNPLSYGFCVECGDGLGTVKLDLGQVDYSPLLVK is encoded by the coding sequence ATGGACTGGATATTAAGAACAGAATTTTGGGCTACGTTCCTAACTTTGACCGGTTTAGAAATTGTTCTCGGTATCGATAATGTCATTTTTCATTCGCTGACGATCTCGAAATTACCAGTCAAATATCAAAAGAAGGCACGCATTGCCGGCATGTCACTGGCAGTGTTGCTAAGATTCGTTCTGCTTGCCGCGCTCTTCTGGTTCATCGGCATCTCCCGGTCACTACTGGTGGTGCTGGGAAACGAAATTTCAGCGCGTGACCTTGTCTTGATTGGCGGTGGATTGTTTCTCGTCATTAAGAGTTGCCTGGAGCTGTCTGTGGCTGAAACGCAGAAGTCGCATGAAGCGGCTCACGCTGCCGTGCCGCCTGAAAAGGCTGGTATTGTCAGTTGCATCATTCAAATTGTTATTTTAGATATCGTCTTCTCTCTAGATTCGGTGATCACAGCAGTCGGAATGGTCAACGACATGCGGGCTATTATGCTTGCCATCGTGGTTTCTGTTGTTGTGATGATGTTTTGCACAACTGCAGTCGGTAAGTTCCTGGAAGAACGGAAACGCATTCGAGCGCTTGCCTTTTGCTTCATTGCGCTGGTCGGTGCCGTTCTCGTTGCTGAAGGGTTCGACATAGTGGTTCCGAAGAGTCATATCTATGTCGCCGGCGCTTTTGCTCTATTGATTGAGTACGGTATCAGCCGCTTTAGTGCTCACAGACAAGCAACGAGGTCGGCTAGAGCAGCGGTGTTGCGCCGGGCCAGTCTGCAGTATGCAACGGTTCCTGCGGCAGCTCCCCCTCCTGATTTCCTGCCGGAATCATTAAGTTGGAGCACCCAGTGCAATTGCCAGAATCCGCTCAGCTATGGCTTTTGCGTGGAATGCGGCGATGGCTTGGGCACAGTTAAACTCGACCTGGGCCAGGTCGACTACAGTCCACTTCTCGTCAAATAG
- a CDS encoding tetratricopeptide repeat protein: MNNRTRVLLLACVSATVYGCARAERADEKTWKENFDSGFSAMQSKNYAGAESNFRNAVESAKAFPKNDVRLAQTYDALGDVYIAENNIEDAKRAYGNTYNIYKQLWNWRNNSVNNRDFAIGLSRSALHLANIACDALRLDEAERLYDEALSVEESVLGPDVLKEQILAGKEKLYRLTGRTSDAEKIKEQIAELKALPSVDDTQSMSWKELNEAGNEAFQSGNLAKAEKIYSSGVERARKPLQQAESMRGLARIFEQQKEFGKAIGKLEQARTLLRGDDHRLELADNLNLSGFCYLRLKQYASAEKMFGDAINVLQLKNRGDADRGKISYEGLTRAYTDEGNYAEAEKSARSKMALTLELNGKKDARYAEDLLAVTVLQAKEGKNDEAQKGFETVIELEEGNPSPRYMLAALDSFGKFLRDTRQDARADAIELRAKTLRAEFE, from the coding sequence ATGAATAATCGCACCCGAGTGCTTCTGCTTGCATGCGTGTCGGCCACCGTATACGGTTGCGCCAGAGCCGAGCGTGCCGACGAGAAGACATGGAAGGAAAACTTTGATAGCGGCTTTTCTGCTATGCAATCGAAGAATTATGCCGGGGCGGAGAGCAACTTTCGCAATGCCGTCGAAAGTGCGAAAGCATTTCCCAAAAATGACGTTCGTCTGGCACAAACGTATGATGCGTTAGGCGATGTCTACATTGCTGAAAACAACATTGAGGATGCAAAACGCGCCTACGGGAATACCTATAACATCTACAAACAGCTCTGGAACTGGCGCAACAATTCCGTCAACAATCGTGATTTTGCTATCGGCTTGTCGAGGAGTGCCTTGCATTTAGCCAATATTGCTTGTGATGCGCTGCGCCTGGATGAGGCGGAGCGGCTATATGACGAGGCTTTATCTGTGGAGGAATCTGTACTCGGGCCTGATGTATTGAAAGAACAGATTCTTGCGGGCAAAGAAAAACTGTACAGGTTGACTGGTCGCACCAGCGATGCGGAGAAAATCAAAGAGCAGATTGCCGAGTTGAAGGCGCTGCCCTCTGTTGATGACACCCAGAGCATGTCGTGGAAAGAATTGAACGAGGCCGGCAATGAGGCTTTTCAATCAGGCAATCTAGCTAAAGCAGAGAAGATTTACAGCTCCGGTGTTGAGCGCGCCAGGAAACCGTTGCAGCAGGCCGAGAGTATGCGCGGGCTGGCAAGAATTTTTGAGCAGCAGAAGGAATTCGGCAAGGCGATTGGCAAGTTGGAACAAGCCAGGACTCTTTTGCGGGGCGATGACCATCGACTGGAATTGGCTGACAATCTCAACCTGTCCGGCTTCTGCTATCTCCGGCTTAAACAATATGCCAGTGCTGAGAAAATGTTTGGTGATGCGATCAATGTTTTGCAGCTCAAAAACCGCGGTGATGCCGACCGGGGCAAAATTTCGTATGAGGGATTGACGCGGGCGTATACAGATGAAGGCAATTATGCAGAAGCAGAAAAAAGTGCCAGGAGCAAAATGGCTTTGACGCTCGAGCTGAACGGAAAGAAGGATGCTCGATATGCCGAGGATTTACTCGCTGTAACCGTTTTGCAGGCTAAAGAGGGCAAGAATGATGAGGCGCAGAAAGGTTTTGAGACCGTGATAGAACTAGAGGAAGGAAATCCAAGCCCGCGCTACATGCTGGCTGCTCTGGACTCGTTCGGCAAATTTTTGCGAGATACCAGGCAAGATGCCAGGGCCGATGCTATCGAACTGAGAGCCAAGACTTTGAGAGCCGAGTTCGAGTAG
- a CDS encoding citrate transporter, producing MSSMLIGIACLFVFLCMAMLMYSRRISALLALPIMAILIAVIAGIPGQDILTEVLSKGAVKLNNTYTTTMFGAILAELLNKQGIAKAIIRWVAEFAGDNPFWLALVLTAVTTLLFSTLGGLGAVIMVGTIVLPVMLSLGISSVTAGSLFLFGISLGGMFNIAGWALYMDVLHLTQAEIIQFVVPFSMIFSSIVVAFLLIELRNKKNLKYGAICLLVIGAAFYALQQLPKDSAVKAVKVAEPNSLVAAGSMLIILGLYAVFRQKQNIHTNPTLSMLTPILPLVLVLIFNWDFIPAFIFGITYCTLITWKRNSINVLTRSIIDGITAVIPAVVLMMGIGMLINSVSHKAVTEAIKPLLEAAIPTHPLPYVIVFTIIAPLALYRGPLSLWGMGSGLVTIVRQLNTLTSAAIMSMLLSVGQLQGICDPTNTANIWIATYLNTDTQVLLKRTVPYAWTATVFGLLLSVSLGYVK from the coding sequence ATGTCCAGCATGCTTATCGGAATCGCCTGTCTTTTTGTCTTTCTCTGCATGGCTATGCTCATGTACAGCAGACGCATCAGTGCTTTGCTGGCGCTGCCGATCATGGCGATATTGATTGCCGTCATAGCGGGTATCCCAGGGCAGGATATCCTCACAGAAGTGCTCAGCAAAGGCGCCGTTAAGCTAAACAACACCTACACGACCACCATGTTCGGTGCCATTCTGGCTGAATTGCTCAACAAGCAGGGTATTGCCAAGGCAATAATTCGCTGGGTGGCCGAATTCGCCGGCGACAATCCCTTCTGGCTGGCGCTAGTTCTCACGGCCGTGACGACGCTGCTCTTTTCGACACTCGGTGGTCTGGGAGCTGTGATCATGGTAGGAACAATCGTTCTGCCTGTGATGCTCTCGCTGGGAATTTCAAGCGTCACAGCCGGCTCGCTCTTTCTCTTTGGCATCAGTCTTGGTGGCATGTTCAATATTGCCGGCTGGGCCTTATACATGGACGTCCTCCACCTCACCCAGGCAGAAATCATCCAGTTCGTCGTGCCATTCTCAATGATCTTCAGCTCGATTGTAGTGGCCTTTCTTTTAATCGAATTGCGCAACAAGAAGAACTTGAAATATGGAGCAATCTGCTTGCTTGTGATTGGTGCGGCCTTTTATGCACTGCAACAATTACCGAAAGATTCAGCTGTCAAAGCCGTCAAGGTTGCCGAACCGAATTCGCTCGTAGCGGCTGGATCAATGCTGATCATACTGGGACTTTACGCAGTTTTCCGGCAGAAGCAGAATATACATACAAATCCAACATTGTCGATGCTGACGCCCATCCTGCCACTAGTGCTGGTGCTCATCTTCAATTGGGACTTTATCCCGGCTTTCATATTCGGTATCACGTACTGCACCCTGATCACCTGGAAACGCAACTCGATTAACGTGCTGACCCGATCGATCATCGACGGAATCACTGCAGTGATACCAGCGGTCGTCTTAATGATGGGCATCGGCATGCTGATCAACAGCGTCAGTCATAAAGCAGTGACTGAGGCAATCAAGCCACTTTTAGAAGCGGCTATTCCCACCCATCCGCTTCCCTACGTAATCGTCTTCACAATCATCGCTCCACTGGCGCTCTATAGAGGTCCCCTCAGTCTGTGGGGCATGGGCAGCGGGCTTGTCACGATTGTCAGGCAACTAAATACACTGACTTCAGCAGCGATTATGTCAATGCTTCTTTCCGTCGGTCAGTTGCAGGGAATTTGCGATCCGACCAATACTGCAAATATTTGGATTGCCACTTATTTGAACACAGACACGCAAGTGCTTTTGAAACGCACTGTGCCTTACGCCTGGACAGCCACGGTCTTTGGTCTGCTGCTTTCAGTCTCGCTGGGATATGTGAAATGA
- a CDS encoding hydantoinase/oxoprolinase family protein, producing the protein MRKVRIGIDVGGTFTHAVALDAETLEVLGRSKVPTTHRASEGVAKGIIDSLTKLLAGAGIKPQDVTFIAHSTTQATNALLEGDVAPVGILCLGATSNNWIARASTKLGRIRLAPEKYLLTYYKFLDKNDAGDKAKLEEALKALVEMGAKAIAVTQAFSVDDPGPELAALEVARSMGLLATSGAEVSQLYGLKVRTRTAVINAAMLPKMIESADMTEKSVRGAGIKAPVMIMRSDGGVMDIDAMRKRPILTMLSGPAAGVAAAMMFLRISDGIFLEVGGTSTDISAISNGKAQIRSGEVGEHKVYMRTLDVRTVGVAGGSMPRIDATRIVDVGPRSAHIAGVGYVSFSEHLLNPTIKTIRPKPDDPDDYMVIAEGDSDPSMCLTPTCASNLLGLVPEGDCARGDREKISLAFETLSKRLNQPSEKLAEEMLKLAADKCIPVVKQLIKDHKLDPDLVTLVGGGGGAAAIVPFVAKQMNMPHSLASYADVISAIGVALALIRETVERQVVNPTNEDILKIREEAQAAVQKMGADPASIEIHVEIDSRTNVIRATAFGATSMTESKDARKALSDSEKTELIAQSMRTKPELVKLTAETKFFQIYTAPWTQSHFGGLINNKMQAVRVMDTAGSIRLQIQNGVVSATTSDLAEASISTIAEEHSVWGDAGKVIPDIMILAGPKIIDLSGLLSVEHVNTLAKAELNELPRNTPVVVLGKLG; encoded by the coding sequence ATCAGGAAAGTAAGAATAGGCATCGACGTTGGTGGCACCTTCACGCACGCTGTGGCGCTCGACGCTGAGACCCTGGAAGTGCTGGGAAGGTCAAAAGTACCGACAACTCATAGAGCCAGCGAAGGCGTGGCTAAAGGGATTATCGACTCACTGACTAAGCTGCTTGCCGGTGCGGGCATTAAACCGCAAGACGTGACATTCATCGCCCACAGTACGACTCAGGCCACCAATGCTCTCCTGGAAGGCGACGTGGCGCCCGTTGGAATTTTATGCCTGGGAGCCACATCTAATAACTGGATCGCCAGAGCCTCAACAAAGCTAGGAAGAATCAGGCTGGCACCAGAAAAATATCTGCTCACCTACTACAAATTTCTGGACAAAAACGATGCCGGCGATAAAGCAAAGCTGGAAGAAGCGCTAAAAGCCCTGGTTGAGATGGGCGCAAAAGCAATCGCCGTGACACAAGCATTTTCTGTAGACGACCCTGGACCAGAGCTTGCAGCGCTAGAAGTGGCGCGCTCGATGGGACTTCTTGCCACCTCCGGTGCGGAAGTGAGCCAGTTGTACGGATTGAAAGTGCGTACCCGCACTGCCGTAATCAATGCAGCCATGCTGCCAAAGATGATCGAGAGCGCCGACATGACGGAAAAAAGTGTACGGGGCGCAGGCATAAAAGCTCCGGTGATGATAATGCGCTCAGACGGTGGCGTCATGGACATCGATGCGATGCGGAAACGTCCGATTCTGACGATGCTGTCAGGACCAGCCGCAGGCGTGGCAGCGGCGATGATGTTTCTGCGCATCTCAGACGGCATTTTCTTGGAAGTGGGCGGCACGAGCACTGACATTTCAGCTATCAGCAATGGCAAGGCACAAATTCGCTCCGGTGAAGTCGGCGAACACAAGGTCTACATGCGCACACTGGATGTGCGTACTGTTGGCGTGGCTGGTGGCTCCATGCCGAGAATCGACGCAACCAGGATAGTTGACGTCGGTCCTCGCAGTGCCCATATTGCCGGCGTGGGCTACGTGTCGTTCTCTGAGCACTTGCTCAATCCGACCATCAAAACCATAAGACCAAAACCAGACGATCCCGATGATTACATGGTCATCGCAGAAGGCGACAGCGACCCATCCATGTGCCTGACTCCCACTTGTGCCTCTAACCTTCTGGGTCTGGTTCCAGAGGGAGACTGTGCCAGAGGCGACAGGGAGAAGATCAGCCTGGCCTTCGAAACCCTCTCCAAACGGCTAAACCAGCCAAGCGAAAAACTGGCTGAAGAGATGCTCAAACTGGCAGCAGACAAGTGTATTCCAGTCGTCAAACAACTAATCAAAGATCACAAACTCGACCCGGACCTTGTCACACTTGTTGGTGGCGGGGGCGGTGCAGCGGCAATAGTTCCTTTCGTAGCCAAACAGATGAACATGCCTCATTCGCTGGCCTCATACGCCGACGTGATTTCAGCAATAGGCGTTGCCCTGGCGTTAATACGCGAAACGGTAGAGCGACAGGTGGTGAACCCGACTAACGAAGATATTCTCAAAATCAGAGAAGAAGCACAGGCGGCTGTGCAAAAAATGGGTGCAGATCCCGCCTCGATCGAAATACACGTTGAAATTGACAGCCGCACCAATGTCATCCGCGCCACCGCATTTGGTGCAACCTCGATGACAGAGAGCAAAGACGCGCGCAAAGCCCTGTCCGATTCCGAAAAAACCGAGTTGATTGCGCAGTCGATGCGAACCAAGCCCGAACTCGTCAAACTGACAGCCGAGACTAAATTTTTCCAAATCTATACTGCCCCCTGGACTCAAAGCCATTTCGGCGGATTGATCAACAACAAGATGCAGGCAGTCAGGGTCATGGATACTGCCGGCAGCATTAGATTGCAAATACAAAACGGGGTCGTAAGCGCCACCACATCCGACCTGGCAGAAGCAAGTATTTCCACAATAGCCGAAGAGCACTCAGTCTGGGGTGACGCCGGCAAAGTCATTCCTGACATTATGATTCTTGCCGGACCGAAAATTATCGACCTCTCCGGACTGCTGAGCGTCGAACACGTCAACACTCTGGCAAAAGCGGAATTGAATGAATTGCCGCGCAACACGCCGGTCGTAGTGTTGGGCAAGCTGGGCTGA